The following are from one region of the Oryzias latipes chromosome 12, ASM223467v1 genome:
- the myo18b gene encoding unconventional myosin-XVIIIb isoform X1, which produces MALSSRLKLWEQKIQQEKKPVTTSVPPPPLSVLPGGLLKQLVRDSEKETKHKEPEVKEEKPPQKLSDNLVQQFLAPDQTPPILEAEMALRAEKLVNDGKQRRCGSAQPDGRSSSERRILTPDSDWKPGSRQAGTPEQEVKKDRKTPQAEQKKERMEEVKKKKEVVEQRQEPEGRQADETVTETSRKEVKDVWYEAGTVWFVHKDGFTRATQLKPDEGTPDLPEGRVRVRLETDGSLHDVAELEVEKCNPAELDLCEDLSDLQCVNESGVLHTLTSRAKANMPLTRAGPNLVNLWPPIQSHSKTPKLRRGESAWDAPPALAALVRRLYISMVGTRRDHCVCALGRSGTGKTAACQAFTLALLKQAGTAAGSFSAERVQAMFTVLRSFGCVSSQQSDASSRFATVFSLDFNHAGQAAAGHLQTMMLDKWKVCRKTPGESNFLVFSQMLAGLSTEMRTELQLHQLPGSNSFGIVHPTKVEEKQRASVGFTKLLVAMETLGFSPSEQKAIWHVLAGIYHLGAAGACKVGRRQFLDFDSAHTAGSVLGCGGEELHTAVFKHHLRQLLQRATGGSRERPESEEGPRLTAAQCVEGMAAGLYEELFTAVVSLINRALSSEQLPLASVMVVDPPGFRNPRHSGDERAAGWSELCHNYLQERLLERYHRHTFTQTLDRYAQEKVLVDFESPESSPAEVVSAIDQPPPQVRTADGDFRGLLWALDVEMVTPASSESAALERVCQHYGNTVRQCEQPLQCEVRHLMGCDPVRYDLTGWFGLIQNNPSALNAVSLLQNSTVGEVKAMFTPRISLPPLCRGLGGLEGGNQRALQRNGTIRKTFSGGMAAVRRHSHCIAVKLQADALENVIRRAAPVFLQGVSAKMDGGGFDVPALRVQLNSTQILSALQLYRTGFPDHMSLSDFRCHFQALSPPIMKRYASMFVSHDERKAVEELLVELDVDKKRIVVGSSRVFMRRGVLRDLEQQRDQQVTGWLVHLQAAGLGHLARQKYRRLKVQQMAVRCLQRNLRVLRSVSDWSWWRLFCRVRPLLDVNMDNERLRAKEDEISALRRRLEKSEKERNELRQTADSLESRVTAVTSELSDERFRGDAVGQALDVERAERLRLSRENRDLQTRLDQCRVTMETLERTLEEERQKARGAAGQREAASGSELSVQLDCCQTEVEFVRRRLKQTEEKLEAERRSRQELDAKVAALQAQLEQSRRGAVELKRHCRRVTSDLQDARVQMDSLQGRSHDLERKQRRFDSELAQALEEAENQREQKEKASQENAALGTEIFNLRRSLQESQAEATRLQKQKEELCAQIRDLSLPLHLATDSLPDLKRQLRLLESQAGEQTEEMAKLAAQIQQQQQVHMRFEMEMERMKQMHQKELEDKEEELEDVHKSSQRRLRQLEMQLEQEYEEKQMVVHEKHDLEGLIATLCEQVGHRDFDVEKKLRTDLRRTRALLADSQLLLAAIDASGSNQPNGSKEQIERLHCQLEEGEARRLEAEKVQKMLSQELENAQLELENLCKQKSLVDEQVTLLQHEKADLLKRVEEDQEDLNELMKKHKALIAQSSSDISQIRELQAELEEVKRHRHALQEQLQQRASRLQFLEASTVGRSIVSKQEARICDLENKLEFQRGQVKRFEVLVLRLRDSVVRLGEELERSAQAEAREKENARYCQQRLQEMRVEMEELSQREQESSRRRMELEMQVEELTAVRQTLQADLETSIRRIVDLQAALEEVESSDDSDSESAQTAVESFTRRKDLDSVSSAGSVGTEDVGEGVRKWRGGSRGGGSPYSSQDGRQSVTDTMSTYSFRSCVEPDDEGSEPGGVGTKHLSRAPSSSALSELLDGLRRRRAADASDGGGSTVSLPIYQTTGASTLRRRSSALSLGGEDVQEPCPRPSILKPPSPLLPRAATSRSNGEAEGPAAGAKPPLFSSGESPSSLPALPRLSSLSSSLVSRRPPSLSIPEEDSEDSTRSTLTPPQRSPQALRYRKPLPADEGEGPLGSEPLVFRNRRLTGDRDDAASDILPAIRRSQSTSSLASSVRGGRRALSVHFGELPPSTRSRRSSDTESSSSGSSHGGGPRGRGETPQGERLEAEGSEGGDVASVMRKYLKKESD; this is translated from the exons ATGGCGCTGTCTTCACGCTTGAAGCTGTGGGAGCAGAAG attcagcAGGAGAAGAAGCCGGTGACCACGTCCGTCCCGCCCCCGCCCCTGTCGGTCCTGCCGGGCGGCCTCCTCAAACAGCTCGTCCGGGATTCAGAGAAGGAGACCAAACACAAAGAGCCCGAGGTCAAAGAGGAGAAACCT CCGCAGAAACTGAGCGACAACCTGGTGCAACAGTTCCTCGCCCCAGATCAGACCCCCCCCATCCTGGAGGCAGAGATGGCCCTGCGCGCCGAGAAACTCGTCAACGACGGCAAGCAGAGGAGGTGCGGCTCGGCCCAGCCGGATGGCCGGTCGTCCTCCGAGCGCCGCATCCTGACCCCCGACTCCGACTGGAAACCGGGAAGCAGGCAGGCGGGAACCCCAGAGCAGGAGGTGAAGAAAGACAGGAAGACGCCGCAGGCGGAGCAGAAGAAAGAGAGGATGGAGgaggtgaagaagaagaaggaggtgGTGGAGCAGAGGCAGGAGCCAGAGGgaaggcaggcagatgagaccGTCACAGAAACCAGCAGGAAGGAG GTGAAGGACGTTTGGTACGAAGCTGGAACCGTTTGGTTCGTCCACAAGGACGGTTTCACCCGAG CCACTCAGCTGAAGCCGGATGAAGGCACCCCCGACCTGCCGGAGGGCCGGGTGAGGGTCCGCCTGGAGACGGACGGCTCGCTGCACGACGTGGCCGAGCTGGAGGTGGAGAAG TGTAACCCCGCGGAGCTCGACCTGTGCGAGGATCTGAGTGACCTCCAGTGCGTGAACGAGAGCGGCGTCCTGCACACCCTGACCAGCCGGGCCAAGGCCAACATGCCGCTCACGCGCGCCGGACCCAACCTGGTCAACCTCTGGCCCCCGATCCAGAGCCACAGCAAG ACTCCAAAGCTACGGCGCGGGGAGTCGGCGTGGGACGCGCCCCCCGCCCTGGCGGCTTTGGTCCGGCGGCTGTACATCTCCATGGTTGGCACCAGGAGGGATCACTGCGTGTGCGCGCTGGGACGCAGCGGGACAGGAAAGACCGCGGCGTGCCAAGCCTTCACGCTCGCGCTCCTCAAACAGGCCGGGACGGCGGCCGGGAGCTTCAGCG CCGAGCGCGTCCAGGCCATGTTCACCGTCCTGCGCTCCTTCGGCTGCGTCAGCTCGCAGCAGAGCGACGCCTCCTCCCGCTTCGCCACGGTCTTCTCTCTGGACTTCAACCACGCGGGACAGGCCGCGGCGGGACACCTGCAG ACCATGATGTTGGACAAATGGAAGGTGTGTCGGAAAACTCCAGGCGAGAGCAACTTCCTGGTTTTCAGCCAGATGCTGGCGGGTCTGAGCACAGAGATGAG gacagagctgcagctgcaccaACTGCCCGGATCCAACTCCTTTGGGATTGTTCATCCCACCAAG GTTGAGGAGAAACAACGAGCGTCCGTCGGTTTCACAAAGCtgctggttgccatggaaacgctGGGCTTCTCCCCCAGTGAACAGAAAGCCATCTGGCATGTTCTGGCTGGGATCTACCATCTGGGAGCTGCCGGGGCTTGTAAAG TGGGCAGAAGGCAGTTTTTAGACTTCGACAGCGCCCACACGGCCGGCAGCGTGCTCGGCTGCGGGGGGGAGGAGCTTCACACCGCCGTCTTCAAACATCACCTgcggcagctgctgcagagggcCACCGGGGGCAGCAGAGAGAGGCCGGAGTCAGAGGAGG GTCCCCGTCTGACTGCCGCTCAGTGTGTGGAGGGAATGGCTGCAGGACTCTATGAGGAGCTGTTCACCGCCGTGGTGTCGCTCATCAACAG AGCTCTGAGCAGCGAGCAGCTGCCATTGGCCTCCGTCATGGTGGTGGATCCGCCGGGTTTCAGGAACCCTCGGCACTCGGGGGACGAGCGTGCGGCCGGCTGGTCTGAACTCTGCCACAACTACCTGCAGGAGCGGCTGCTGGAGCGATACCACCGACACACCTTCACCCAGACGCTGGACAGATACGCCCAG GAGAAGGTTCTGGTAGATTTTGAGTCTCCAGAAAGCAGTCCGGCTGAGGTGGTTTCTGCCATCGACCAGCcgcctccacag GTCCGGACGGCCGACGGGGACTTCAGGGGTCTGCTGTGGGCTCTGGATGTGGAGATGGTAACGCCTGCATCCAGTGAGAGCGCCGCTCTGGAGAGAGTCTGCCAGCATTACGGCAACactg TGCGTCAGTGCGAGCAGCCGCTGCAGTGCGAGGTGCGCCACCTGATGGGCTGCGACCCTGTCCGCTACGACCTGACGGGGTGGTTCGGTCTGATCCAGAACAACCCGTCCGCGCTGAACGCCGTCAGTCTGCTGCAGAACTCCACCGT AGGAGAGGTGAAGGCCATGTTCACCCCCAGAATCTCCCTGCCGCCTCTCTGTCGAGGTCTGGGCGGGCTGGAGGGGGGGAACCAGCGCGCCCTGCAGAGGAACGGAACCATCAGGAAAACGTTCAGCGGCGGGATGGCGGCCGTCCGCCGACACTCCCACTGCATCGCCGTAAAGCTGCAGGCC GACGCCCTGGAGAACGTCATCCGCAGGGCCGCCCCCGTCTTCCTGCAGGGGGTCAGCGCCAAGATGGACGGGGGGGGGTTCGACGTCCCGGCCCTCAGAGTGCAGCTGAACTCCACCCAGATCCTGTCGGCGCTGCAGCTCTACCGCACAG gttttcctgaCCACATGAGTCTGAGCGACTTCAGGTGTCACTTCCAGGCTCTCTCCCCGCCGATCATGAAGCGCTACGCCTCCATGTTTGTCAGCCACGACGAGAGGAAG GCGGTGGAGGAGCTGCTGGTGGAGCTGGACGTGGATAAGAAGAGGATCGTGGTGGGCTCCAGCAGG GTCTTCATGAGGCGTGGCGTGCTGCGGGACCTGGAGCAGCAGAGGGACCAGCAGGTCACCGGCTGGCTGGTCCACCTGCAGGCCGCCGGCCTGGGACACCTGGCCCGTCAGAAATACCGCAGACTGAAG GTGCAGCAGATGGCGGTCCGCTGTCTGCAGAGGAACCTGCGGGTCCTGAGGTCGGTGTCGGACTGGAGCTGGTGGAGACTGTTCTGCAGAGtgcgccctctgctggacgTCAACATGGACAACGAGAGGCTGCGGGCCAAAGAG GATGAAATTTCCGCTTTGAGACGCCGTCTGGAAAAATCCGAAAAGGAGAGGAACGAACTGAGGCAGACTGCTGACAGCCTGGAGAGCAGG GTCACTGCTGTGACCTCTGAGCTGAGTGATGAGCGTTTCCGCGGCGACGCGGTGGGCCAGGCTCTGGATGTGGAGAGGGCCGAGAGGCTCCGACTCAGCCGGGAAAACAGAGACCTGCAG ACGCGGCTGGATCAGTGCAGAGTTACCATGGAAACGCTGGAGAGGACGCTGGAGGAGGAGAGGCAGAAAGCGCGGGGGGCTGCGGGTCAGAGAGAGGCCGCCTCAG GAAGCGAGCTGTCCGTGCAGCTGGACTGCTGCCAGACGGAGGTGGAGTTCGTCCGCCGGCGGCTGAAGCAGACGGAGGAGAAACTGGAGGCGGAGCGACGGAGCCGGCAGGAGCTGGACGCCAAG GTGGCGGCGCTGCAGGCGCAGCTGGAGCAGTCCAGGCGGGGGGCGGTGGAGCTGAAGCGCCACTGTCGGCgcgtgacctctgacctgcagGACGCCCGGGTCCAGATGGACAGTCTGCAGGGCCGCTCGCACGATCTGGAGCGCAAGCAGAGGAG GTTCGACAGCGAGCTGGCTCAGGCGCTGGAGGAGGCGGAGAACCAGAGGGAGCAGAAGGAGAAAGCCTCTCAGGAGAACGCCGCCCTGGGAACGGAGATCTTCAACCTCCGCCGCAGTCTGCAG GAGAGCCAAGCCGAGGCGACCCGTCTGCAGAAGCAGAAGGAGGAGTTGTGCGCTCAGATCCGGGACCTCAGCCTGCCGCTCCACCTCGCCACGGATTCGCTGCCGGACCTGAAGAGGCAGCTCCGCCTCCTGGAGAGCCAGGCCGGCGAGCAGACGGAGGAAATGGCCAAACTGGCCGCTcagatccagcagcagcagcag GTCCACATGCGCTTTGAGATGGAGATGGAGAGGATgaagcagatgcatcagaaggagctggaggacaaagaggaggagctggaggacgtCCACAAGTCCTCTCAGAGACGG CTCCGGCAGCTGGAGATGCAGCTGGAGCAGGAGTACGAGGAGAAGCAGATGGTGGTCCACGAGAAACACGACCTGGAGGGCCTCATAGCCACTCTGTGTGAGCAG GTGGGACACCGAGACTTTGATGTGGAGAAGAAGCTGAGGACAGACCTGAGGAGAACTCGGGCTCTGCTGGCCGACTCCCAGCTGCTGCTCGCCGCCATCGACGCCTCGGGTTCCAACCAGCCCAACGGGAGCAAAGAGCAGATCGAGCGGCTGCACTGCCAG CTGGAGGAGGGCGAGGCCAGGCGGCTGGAGGCCGAGAAAGTCCAGAAGATGCTGTCGCAGGAGCTGGAGAACGCCCAGCTGGAGCTGGAGAACCTCTGCAAGCAGAAGAGCCTG GTGGATGAACAGGTGACGCTGCTGCAGCACGAGAAGGCGGACCTGCTGAAGCGGGTGGAGGAGGACCAGGAGGACCTGAACGAGCTCATGAAGAAACACAAAGCTCTCATCGCTCAG TCCTCCAGTGACATCAGTCAGATCAGGGAGCTGCAGGCGGAGCTGGAGGAGGTGAAGAGGCACAGACACGCCCTGCAGGAGCAG ctgcagcagcgagCGTCCAGGCTGCAGTTCCTGGAGGCGTCCACCGTGGGGCGCAGCATCGTCAGCAAACAGGAGGCTCGCATCTGTGACCTGGAGAACAAGCTGGAGTTCCAAAGAGGACAAGTCAAGAGGTTTGAG GTGCTGGTGCTGCGTTTGAGGGACAGCGTGGTCCGTTTGGGGGAGGAGCTGGAGCGGAGCGCCCAGGCCGAAGCCCGCGAGAAGGAGAACGCCCGGTACTGCCAGCAGAGGCTGCAGGAGATGAGGGTGGAGATGGAGGAGCTGAGCCAGAGGGAGCAGGAGAGCAGCCGCAGGAGGATGGAGCTG GAGATGCAGGTGGAGGAGCTCACCGCCGTCAGGCAGACGCTGCAGGCCGACCTGGAGACGTCCATCCGCCGCATCGTAGACCTGCAGGCCGCTCTGGAGGAGGTGGAGTCCAGCGACGACAGCGACTCTGAAAG CGCTCAAACCGCCGTGGAGTCCTTCACCCGGCGGAAAGACCT CGACTCCGTGTCCAGCGCCGGCTCCGTGGGGACCGAGGACGTGGGGGAGGGGGTCCGGAAGTGGAGAGGAGGATCCCGCGGCGGGGGGTCTCCGTACAGCAGTCAAGATGGCCGTCAGTCCGTCACCGACACCATGAGCACCTACAGCTTCAG ATCTTGTGTGGAACCTGACGATGAGGGTTCTGAGCCTGGGGGGGTCGGTACCAAACACCTGAGCCGGGCCCCGTCCTCCTCAGCCCTGTCCGAGCTGCTGGATGGACTTCGTAGACGGCGAGCGGCGGACGCCTCAGACGGCGGTGGGAGCACCGTGTCTCTGCCCATTTACCAGACCACCGGGGCCTCCACCCTCAGGCGGAGGTCCTCGGCGCTGTCCCTGGGGGGCGAGGACGTCCAGGAGCCGTGTCCCAGACCCAGCATCCTCAAACCACCCTCGCCACTCCTGCCTCGCGCCGCCACCTCACGCTCCAATGGCGAGGCTGAAGGCCCTGCAGCGGGGGCCAAACCCCCCCTCTTTAGCTCCGGCGAGTCCCCGTCCTCGCTCCCGGCGCTGCCCCGCCTCTCCTCGCTGTCTTCCTCTCTTGTGTCCCGGCGTCCTCCCTCGCTATCTATCCCAGAGGAGGACTCGGAGGACTCCACCCGCTCCACGCTCACGCCCCCCCAGCGCTCCCCCCAGGCCCTCCGTTACAGGAAGCCGCTTCCCGCAGATGAGGGGGAGGGCCCTCTGGGCTCCGAACCGCTGGTCTTCCGAAACCGCCGCCTGACCGGAGATCGTGACGACGCGGCGTCAGACATCCTGCCCGCCATCCGCAGGTCTCAGTCCACCAGCAGCCTGGCCAGCTCAGTCAGGGGGGGCCGGAGGGCGCTGAGCGTCCACTTTGGGGAGCTGCCCCCCTCCACACGCAGCAGGAGGAGCTCCGACACGGAGTCGTCCAGCTCGGGAAGCTCGCATGGTGGCGGGCCCAGAGGCAGGGGGGAGACCCCCCAGGGAGAAAGGCTGGAGGCAGAGGGCAGTGAGGGGGGGGACGTGGCATCAGTCATGAGGAAGTACCTGAAGAAGGAGAGCGACTGA